Proteins encoded within one genomic window of Scheffersomyces stipitis CBS 6054 chromosome 3, complete sequence:
- the MET2 gene encoding homoserine O- acetyltransferase (Homoserine O-acetyltransferase (Homoserine O-trans-acetylase)) gives MTTFNNQVYEDITAEQKRTNSYASLVPGQTIVEIPSYTLECGEVLSRFPVAYKTWGRLNEEKDNVILICHALTGSSDVQDWWGPLLGTGKTFDPSRYFIICINFLGSPYGSASPVSIDKSTGKPYGPSFPLVTVKDDIGIQKLILDSLSVRSIACVIGGSMGGMLALEYSATYNKTNYVRSIIALATSARASAWCISWNETQRQCIFSDPFYDDGYYYENNGIKPDSGLSAARMAALLTYRSRNSFETRFGRKLPNKIGSEKRKRDEEEQGIRYPKTKDEENWLLHNEGSRSSRSSLNRTSSQSSINMTSKPQTYFTAQSYLRYQGNKFITRFDANCYISITRKLDTHDITRSRISVQDTVEDPLPSFLQSLQQPHLIIGIQSDGLFTYGEQQLLGENIPDSSLKKLDSPEGHDAFLLEFELINNYCLKFLQDKLPEFYDVTSGKYQPFENWTEFVDSTDNGGNSVFGEAEKNITNW, from the exons ATGACTACCTTTAACAATCAGGTGTATGAAGACATCACTGCTGAGCAGAAAAGAACGAATTCGTACGCCAGTCTCGTTCCTGGCCAGACCATTGTAGAAATCCCCTCCTACACGCTTGAGTGTGGAGAGGTCTTGTCACGTTTCCCTGTAGCCTACAAGACGTGGGGTAGATTAaacgaagagaaagacaacGTCATTTTGATCTGCCATGCCTTGACTGGATCCTCTGATGTCCAGGACTGGTGGGGACCCTTGCTTGGTACTGGCAAGACGTTTGATCCCTCACGCtacttcatcatctgcaTCAATTTCCTCGGTTCACCCTACGGCTCGGCTTCTCCTGTCAGTATTGACAAGTCTACAGGTAAGCCGTATGGACCCTCTTTCCCATTGGTCACAGTAAAAGACGACATCGGTatccagaagttgatcttggactCGTTGAGTGTCAGATCGATCGCTTGTGTCATTGGTGGATCTATGGGAGGCATGCTTGCCTTGGAGTACTCTGCTACATACAACAAGACAAACTACGTTAGGTCTATAATAGCGCTTGCCACCTCTGCTCGAGCCTCAGCCTGGTGTATCTCATGGAACGAAACCCAGAGACAGTGTATCTTTAGCGATCCGTTCTACGATGACGGCTATTACTACGAGAACAATGGCATCAAGCCTGACTCGGGGCTTAGCGCTGCGAGAATGGCTGCGCTCTTAACGTAtcgttcaagaaactcTTTTGAAACCAGATTTGGCCGTAAGTTGCCCAACAAGATCGGCTCA GAAAAAAGAAAGcgagatgaagaagaacaggGCATCAGATACCCTAAGACAAAAGACGAAGAGAATTGGTTGTTACACAACGAAGGCTCCAGATCGTCCAGATCGTCATTGAACAGAACTTCATCGCAAAGTAGCATCAACATGACCAGCAAGCCCCAAACTTACTTCACGGCTCAGTCGTACTTGAGATACCAAGGTAACAAGTTTATTACTCGTTTTGACGCCAACTGTTACATATCTATAACCAGAAAGCTTGACACCCACGACATCACCCGAAGCCGAATCTCGGTACAAGACACGGTGGAAGACCCGTTGCCTAGTTTCTTGCAGAGCTTACAACAGCCACATTTGATTATAGGTATCCAATCAGATGGGTTGTTTACCTACGGTGAACAGCAGCTCTTGGGTGAGAATATCCCTGACTCgagcttgaagaagctcGACTCTCCAGAAGGGCATGATGCcttcttgttggagttcgaattgatcaacaacTACTGCTTGAAGTTCTTACAAGACAAGTTGCCTGAATTCTACGACGTGACATCTGGAAAGTACCAGCCGTTTGAGAACTGGACCGAGTTCGTGGACAGCACTGACAATGGAGGTAACTCTGTGTTTGGTGAGGCTGAGAAGAACATTACCAATTGGTAG
- a CDS encoding predicted protein (go_function GTP binding~go_process small GTPase mediated signal transduction) → DYKVVVLGAGGVGKSSITVQFVQGVYVESYDPTIEDSYRKQIEIDGRACDLEILDTAGVAQFTAMRELYIKSGKGFLLVYSVTDENSLKELLTLREQVLRIKDTDNVPMVLVGNKCDLEEDRVLSIDVGVKVSQDWGLVPFYETSAMYKTNVDEAFIDVVRQIMRKEAVITAEKKQQKELQKKETSQAQQSQINSNGTSEAVNPTAAKEKPVANTRLQQSTNDHIKDSSGSKCCVIM, encoded by the coding sequence GACTATAAGGTTGTCGTCCTAGGAGCCGGTGGTGTGGGTAAATCGTCCATAACCGTGCAATTCGTGCAAGGTGTCTATGTCGAAAGCTATGACCCCACCATTGAGGACTCGTACCGAAAGCAGATAGAAATCGACGGTAGGGCCTGTGACTTGGAGATTCTCGACACGGCTGGTGTGGCCCAATTCACTGCCATGCGAGAACTCTACATCAAGAGTGGTAAGGGATTCCTTTTAGTATACTCAGTCACTGACGAGAACTCATTAAAAGAATTGTTGACGCTTCGTGAGCAAGTGCTTAGAATTAAAGACACTGATAACGTGCCTATGGTTCTTGTGGGTAACAAATGcgacttggaagaagaccGTGTCTTGAGCATAGACGTCGGAGTCAAGGTGTCGCAAGACTGGGGTTTGGTTCCATTCTACGAGACCAGTGCCATGTACAAGACCAACGTTGACGAAGCTTTCATTGATGTCGTTAGACAGATAATGAGAAAGGAAGCTGTCATCACCGCggagaagaaacaacagaAGGAattacagaagaaagaaacctCACAGGCACAACAGTCTCAGATAAATAGCAATGGTACTAGTGAAGCTGTCAATCCAACAGCTGCGAAGGAAAAGCCTGTTGCCAACACAAGATTACAACAATCCACTAACGACCATATAAAGGACTCCTCTGGAAGCAAGTGCTGTGTCATTATGTGA
- the ECM4 gene encoding Extra Cellular Matrix protein (Extra Cellular Matrix involved in cell wall biogenesis and architecture Glutathione transferase), with product LKFAAKDGAFHRRPSSFRDFISNKPGSKFLAEANRYHLYVSFACPWAHRTLITRVLKGLSSVISVSVVHWHMDDKGWRFINDEELKTIDPKTDVSLGTVDHLYNFKRIRELYFKAEPDYVGRFTVPVLWDKKLETIVNNESSEIIRMLNSEFNELATKEGAAIDIYPKELQTEIDDINSWIYDNINNGVYKSGFSTKQEVYDKEVKNVFTHLDKVEEILKKNHAADKPYLLGNTLTEADVRLFTTIIRFDPVYVQHFKCNIGMIRHDYPHIHQWVRELYWKVPGFKETTDFDHIKYHYTKSHIAINPHSITPAGPIPNILPL from the coding sequence ttgaagtttgcTGCTAAAGATGGAGCTTTCCACAGAAGACCTTCGCTGTTCAGAGATTTTATCAGCAACAAGCCTGGTTCCAAGTTCTTAGCCGAGGCTAACCGTTACCATTTATATGTTTCGTTTGCGTGTCCTTGGGCTCACAGGACGTTGATCACCAGAGTGTTGAAGGGCTTGAGTTCCGTGATCTCTGTGTCAGTAGTGCATTGGCATATGGATGACAAGGGATGGAGATTCATCAACGATGaggaattgaagacaaTTGACCCCAAGACAGATGTTTCTTTGGGAACAGTAGACCATttgtacaacttcaagcGTATCAGGGAGTTGTACTTCAAGGCGGAGCCTGATTATGTTGGCAGATTCACCGTTCCAGTCTTGTGGGACAAAAAGTTGGAGACCATTGTGAACAACGAATCGAGTGAAATCATCCGGATGTTAAACCTGGAGTTCAACGAGCTTGCCACAAAGGAAGGAGCTGCCATTGATATCTACCCTAAGGAGTTGCAAACAGAGATTGACGACATTAACTCGTGGATCTACGACAACATTAACAATGGGGTGTACAAGTCTGGGTTCTCCACCAAACAGGAAGTGTATGacaaagaagtcaaaaaCGTGTTCACTCATTTGGACAAGGTTGAggagatcttgaagaaaaaccATGCGGCCGACAAGCCGTACTTGCTAGGTAACACCTTGACCGAAGCAGACGTGCGTTTGTTCACCACCATAATCAGATTTGACCCTGTGTATGTTCAGCACTTCAAGTGCAACATTGGTATGATCAGACACGATTATCCTCACATCCACCAGTGGGTCAGGGAATTGTATTGGAAGGTGCCTGGCTTCAAGGAGACCACCGACTTCGACCACATCAAATACCACTACACGAAGTCGCATATTGCCATCAATCCTCATTCAATCACTCCAGCTGGTCCTATCCCCAACATCTTGCCATTGTAG
- the ADD1.2 gene encoding ATP-dependent DNA helicase (go_function nucleic acid binding; helicase activity; ATP binding; type III site-specific deoxyribonuclease activity~go_process DNA restriction-modification system): MLRNVFKRSNSSFTSSYLTPQMSNFKLRDYQEVAVKSVLEAVDQGIRRQAVVLATGGGKTMVFSYLIPFIKSTSPTRHKTLVLAHREELVNHAAQTIRNLNPHLKVGIDKAKQRMSDDDDVVVASVSTLVYNKLARLQRYDKNEFKAIILDECHHAVATTWNKIIDYFDATTPESPVYVLGFTATMERYDGKPLGVVFDKIVFERNLVEMIKNKDLADIKFSTIELDVDLKAIKESNNDFDTESLADALTSSHTILQVALAYKRLREKFNFKSTLVFCINIDHCRTLCAELQKQGINAQYVTGLTNKTERAEILADFKSGEIAVLCNVSVFTEGTDIPNIDSLFLGRPTKSRPLLVQMIGRGLRLHEKKTHCHVIDIASTMSTGI, translated from the coding sequence ATGCTTCGGAATGTATTCAAGAGGTCCAATTCATCATTTACATCATCATATTTAACGCCACAAATGTCTAATTTTAAACTTAGAGATTATCAGGAAGTTGCTGTAAAGTCCGTTCTCGAGGCCGTCGACCAAGGCATCAGGCGTCAAGCAGTGGTACTCGCCACAGGAGGAGGAAAGACTATGGTGTTCTCCTATCTTATTCCATTCATAAAGTCAACATCACCTACACGTCACAAGACTTTAGTTTTAGCGCATCGTGAAGAGCTCGTCAATCATGCAGCACAGACGATTCGTAATCTTAATCCTCATCTCAAGGTAGGGATAGACAAGGCCAAACAACGGATGAgcgacgacgacgatgtAGTCGTAGCGTCAGTGCTGACTTTGGTGTATAATAAGTTGGCCCGCTTGCAGAGATACGACAAGAATGAGTTCAAAGCCATCATCCTCGACGAATGTCACCATGCTGTTGCCACCACCTGGAACAAAATAATAGACTATTTTGATGCCACAACCCCTGAACTGCCAGTGTATGTTCTAGGATTCACAGCGACCATGGAAAGATACGATGGGAAGCCATTGGGAGTGGTATTTGACAAGATTGTGTTTGAAAGAAACCTTGTAGAAATGATCAAGAATAAAGATTTGGCGGATATTAAGTTCTCCACCATTGAGCTCGACGTAGACCTCAAAGCCATCAAAGAGCTGAACAATGATTTTGACACTGAGAGTCTTGCTGATGCATTGACGAGTTCGCATACTATCTTGCAAGTGGCATTGGCATATAAAAGGCTAAGGgaaaagttcaacttcaagtcgACCTTGGTTTTCTGCATCAACATCGACCATTGCAGAACATTATGTGCTGAACTACAAAAGCAGGGAATCAATGCCCAATATGTCACGGGACTAACTAATAAAACAGAGAGAGCAGAAATCCTTGCAGATTTCAAGAGTGGTGAGATCGCGGTGTTATGCAATGTTCTGGTTTTCACTGAGGGAACTGACATCCCTAATATCGATTCACTTTTCCTTGGACGGCCAACCAAGTCACGGCCCCTTTTAGTCCAGATGATAGGAAGGGGGTTGCGTTTACATGAGAAAAAGACACATTGCCATGTAATAGACATAGCTTCGACAATGAGCACTGGCATT
- the SWI5 gene encoding SWI5-like zinc finger protein (go_component nucleus~go_function nucleic acid binding; zinc ion binding~go_component nucleus~go_function nucleic acid binding; zinc ion binding) — protein sequence MESSSQNTETTGKDQQKISNLSDPPTVGGSSSTESVERATKLAEEYETGNDDNISGVSQEFVAHASETGQLQSLENEQSHSIQETPVEPQLQQQLKSSKNRQKQTNEQRHEHNEQHRQHQQQISQQQQISQQQQISQQQQLSQQQQLSQQQQQQQLSQQQQQQQQQQQQQQQQQHHQQQHIQQQQLPQQLNRNDVSSFINIPSYLYPNANVSLGYTNNSNNSSNSVSSNSNNYYVTSRSNSIDPHNFQNGNSISIASAATNAAEQEAQSFQFRPGRPKKNDEIDIKKFNSKTVANTSHTRPFACTFTGCSWSFARMSDLRRHTKSHSEPLFHCPYWRNDPTCHRNGGAFNRLDVLKRHLRLVHYVKDKKQFTQDSSRDDPGWCRACQLMFPNSRIFVEHCLECSQQLVPTEWKSSSGSSSTSSYSRQKNPAVFQPNPFIPLPLPQQQQNQQQHQQPDYTDNSQANHLYELSRLSTEEKVVAEAYFLNADSGHDNIDEETGKRVIGYPSIQDKKRLKSDGI from the coding sequence atggaaagtTCTAGCCAAAATACAGAAACAACTGGAAAGGATCAACAGAAAATCCTGAATCTCTCAGATCCACCAACAGTAGGCGGAAGCTCAAGTACGGAATCTGTGGAACGAGCTACCAAGTTGGCCGAAGAATATGAGACAGGCAATGATGACAATATTAGCGGAGTTTCTCAGGAGTTTGTAGCGCATGCCAGTGAGACTGGTCAGCTTCAAAGTCTAGAAAACGAACAAAGTCATTCTATCCAAGAAACTCCAGTAGAGCCGCAGCTCCAACAGCAACTAAAATCTAGCAAAAACCGACAGAAACAAACAAATGAACAACGTCATGAACATAATGAGCAACATCGCCAACATCAGCAACAGATTtcacaacagcaacagatttcacaacagcaacagatttcacaacagcaacagctttcacaacagcaacagctttcacagcaacaacaacagcaacagctttcacagcaacaacaacagcaacagcaacagcaacaacaacaacaacagcaacagcatcatcaacaacaacatatacaacagcaacagcttCCACAACAGCTCAATAGGAATGATGTTTCTTCATTCATTAATATACCCAGCTACTTGTACCCCAATGCCAATGTTTCGTTGGGCTACACTAATAACAGCAATAACAGCAGCAATTCAGTATCGTCTAATAGTAACAACTACTATGTGACATCGAGATCAAACTCAATAGATCCGCAcaattttcagaatggAAATTCCATTTCTATTGCTTCTGCTGCTACAAATGCTGCTGAGCAAGAGGCGCAATCGTTCCAGTTCAGACCGGGAAGACCCAAAAAGAACGACGAAATTGACATTAAGAAATTCAACTCCAAAACTGTAGCTAACACGTCGCATACAAGACCCTTTGCCTGTACTTTCACAGGGTGTTCTTGGTCTTTTGCCAGAATGTCTGATTTGAGAAGACATACCAAATCACATTCCGAGCCATTATTCCATTGCCCGTATTGGCGTAATGATCCTACTTGCCATAGAAATGGAGGTGCTTTCAATAGGCTAGATGTATTGAAAAGACATCTCCGTCTTGTTCATTACGTTAAGGACAAGAAGCAGTTTACCCAGGATTCATCAAGAGACGATCCAGGCTGGTGTAGAGCCTGCCAGCTTATGTTTCCCAATTCCAGGATATTCGTTGAACATTGCTTGGAGTGCTCGCAACAGCTAGTTCCAACAGAGTGGAAGAGTAGCTCAGGAAGCAGCAGCACTTCGAGCTATTCTAGACAAAAGAATCCTGCTGTATTCCAACCTAATCCCTTTATTCCCTTGCCACTTcctcaacaacagcaaaatcaacaacaacatcagCAGCCTGATTACACTGACAACTCACAAGCTAATCACTTGTACGAGCTCTCAAGACTAAgcacagaagaaaaagtagtGGCTGAAGCTTACTTCTTGAATGCAGACAGCGGTCATGATAACATCGACGAGGAAACGGGCAAAAGAGTAATTGGATACCCGTCTATTCAAGACAAAAAGAGACTTAAATCTGATGGTATATAG